A single Bifidobacterium scardovii JCM 12489 = DSM 13734 DNA region contains:
- a CDS encoding ATP-dependent helicase: MDASAEHMLEGLDEAQRAAATTLHGPVRIIAGAGAGKTRTVTRRIAYACATGQWEASGALAVTFSVKAAAEMRSRLASLGVGDQVTAATFHSAALHQLRRVWDDVCDAPFPRLADDPEPRRIVGIALRHACGADADDPTVRAVQAEINWAKISLVAPGDYPRVCAAMHRQPPAGLDPQRFADVYDSYEQEKTSRGLIDFDDILLVACHVLDDFEDAADRIRRSIRWLTVDEYQDVSPLQHRLLTLWLGDNRNVCVVGDPAQTIYSFAGASSYDLLAFADQFGPLAADVSLNTDYRSTPQIVRYANRVLAAAPNRQDYLKLVSARESGARVSHTVYDTDDEEARGVAGRILRLAANGVDPSDCAVLTRINAQQPAVCSALRAAGLRYRVRRDAGWSGGGVDDDAAQRQAKLEQLGVGGVAGAVTVSTIHASKGLEFKQVFLIGCSEGLMPYGSPAGGEVLEEERRLMYVGVTRAEDGLHMSYARTKDGTAGRARVPSRFLT, translated from the coding sequence ATGGATGCATCGGCGGAACACATGCTTGAGGGGCTCGACGAGGCGCAGCGCGCCGCGGCGACGACGCTGCACGGCCCGGTACGCATCATCGCCGGCGCCGGCGCCGGCAAGACCCGCACGGTCACCCGCCGCATCGCCTATGCCTGCGCCACCGGGCAGTGGGAGGCGAGCGGCGCGCTGGCCGTCACCTTCTCGGTCAAGGCGGCCGCCGAGATGCGCTCGCGCCTCGCCTCGCTCGGCGTGGGCGACCAGGTGACGGCGGCCACCTTCCATTCGGCGGCCCTGCATCAGCTGCGCCGCGTATGGGACGACGTGTGCGACGCCCCGTTTCCCCGGCTCGCCGACGACCCGGAGCCGCGGCGCATCGTCGGCATCGCCCTGCGGCACGCGTGCGGGGCCGACGCCGACGACCCGACCGTGCGCGCCGTGCAAGCCGAGATCAACTGGGCGAAGATCTCCCTGGTGGCGCCGGGCGACTACCCGCGCGTCTGCGCGGCCATGCACCGCCAGCCGCCGGCCGGGCTGGACCCGCAGCGATTCGCCGACGTCTACGACAGCTACGAGCAGGAGAAGACGTCCCGCGGCCTGATCGACTTCGACGACATCCTGCTCGTCGCCTGCCATGTGCTCGACGATTTCGAGGACGCGGCCGATCGGATCCGCCGCTCGATCCGGTGGCTGACCGTCGACGAGTACCAGGACGTCTCGCCGCTGCAGCACCGGCTGCTGACCCTGTGGCTGGGCGACAACCGCAACGTGTGCGTGGTCGGCGACCCCGCGCAGACGATCTACTCGTTCGCCGGCGCGAGCAGCTACGATCTGCTGGCCTTCGCCGACCAGTTCGGCCCTCTGGCCGCCGACGTCAGCCTCAACACCGACTACCGGTCCACGCCGCAGATCGTGCGGTACGCGAACCGCGTGCTCGCCGCCGCGCCGAACCGGCAGGACTATCTCAAGCTCGTCTCCGCCCGCGAATCCGGCGCCCGCGTGAGCCACACCGTCTACGACACCGACGACGAGGAGGCGCGCGGCGTGGCCGGCCGCATCCTGCGTCTGGCCGCGAACGGCGTCGATCCGTCCGACTGCGCGGTGCTGACCCGCATCAACGCGCAGCAGCCGGCGGTGTGCTCGGCCCTGCGCGCGGCCGGCCTGCGCTATCGGGTCCGCCGCGACGCCGGGTGGTCGGGCGGCGGCGTGGACGACGACGCCGCGCAGCGCCAGGCGAAGCTGGAGCAGCTGGGCGTTGGGGGCGTGGCCGGCGCGGTGACCGTGTCCACCATCCATGCCTCCAAGGGCCTCGAATTCAAGCAAGTGTTCCTTATCGGCTGTTCGGAGGGACTCATGCCCTACGGGTCGCCGGCCGGCGGGGAGGTGCTCGAGGAGGAGCGCCGGCTCATGTACGTGGGCGTCACCCGCGCCGAGGATGGCCTGCACATGTCGTATGCGAGGACCAAGGACGGCACGGCCGGCAGGGCCCGCGTGCCCAGCCGTTTCCTGACATGA
- the rpoZ gene encoding DNA-directed RNA polymerase subunit omega codes for MAFGTDPRPQGLANPPIDDLMEHADSKYALAIFAAKRARQINSYFTQLNEGLLQNVGPLVEYQNQEKPLSIAFREINEGLLEETLGEDDLSEGN; via the coding sequence ATGGCTTTTGGCACTGATCCCCGCCCGCAGGGACTCGCGAACCCGCCGATCGACGACCTGATGGAGCACGCCGATTCGAAGTACGCGCTCGCGATCTTCGCCGCCAAGCGCGCCCGTCAGATCAACTCCTACTTCACGCAGCTCAACGAGGGTCTGCTGCAGAACGTCGGCCCGCTGGTCGAGTACCAGAACCAGGAGAAGCCCCTGTCGATCGCCTTCCGCGAAATCAACGAAGGTCTGCTCGAGGAGACCCTCGGCGAGGACGATCTGAGCGAAGGCAACTGA
- the metK gene encoding methionine adenosyltransferase: MERRLISAESVTEGHPDKICDQISDAILDDLLRQDIHSHVAVETVAGVGQFLVFGEVNSEGYCEVQHIVRNVVRRIGYTSSEIGLDADSCGVLVSITGQSAEINQGVSRLSLDQESAASREERYEAQGAGDQGVMFGYATDETDVMMPLPIHLAHRLAYRLAQVRKSGEMPHLRPDGKTQVTIEYDENDKAVRLDTVLVSTQHDPEASHEWLTEQLTEHVIKPVLDEVLGDRVEHDDYRVLVNPTGSFVLGGPAADSGLTGRKIIVDTYGGAAHHGGGAFSGKDPSKVDRSAAYAARWVAKNIVAAGLAHKVEVQVAYAIGVADPVSVNVETYGSEIGGVTREQIQEAVRKVFDLRPAAIIDELDLLRPIYSKTAAYGHFGREDDDFTWERTDKVDELKAAVAEVAA; this comes from the coding sequence ATGGAACGACGACTGATTTCCGCCGAATCCGTGACCGAGGGGCATCCCGACAAGATCTGCGATCAGATCTCCGACGCGATCCTCGACGATCTGCTCAGGCAGGACATCCACTCGCACGTCGCCGTGGAAACGGTGGCCGGCGTCGGGCAGTTCCTGGTGTTCGGCGAGGTGAACAGCGAGGGCTACTGCGAGGTGCAGCACATCGTACGCAACGTGGTGCGGCGCATCGGCTATACGAGCAGCGAGATCGGCCTCGACGCCGATTCGTGCGGCGTGCTCGTCTCGATCACCGGCCAGAGCGCCGAGATCAACCAGGGCGTGTCCCGCCTGAGCCTCGACCAGGAGTCCGCCGCCTCGCGCGAGGAGCGCTACGAGGCGCAGGGCGCCGGCGACCAGGGCGTGATGTTCGGCTATGCGACCGACGAGACCGACGTGATGATGCCGCTGCCGATCCATCTGGCCCACCGTCTGGCCTACCGCCTCGCCCAGGTGCGCAAGAGCGGCGAGATGCCGCATCTGCGCCCCGACGGCAAGACCCAGGTGACCATCGAGTACGACGAGAACGACAAGGCCGTGCGCCTGGACACCGTGCTCGTCTCCACCCAGCACGACCCCGAGGCTAGCCACGAGTGGCTCACCGAGCAGCTCACCGAGCACGTCATCAAGCCGGTGCTGGACGAGGTGCTCGGCGACAGGGTCGAGCACGACGACTACCGCGTGCTGGTCAACCCGACCGGATCCTTCGTGCTGGGTGGCCCGGCGGCCGACTCCGGCCTGACCGGGCGCAAGATCATCGTCGACACCTACGGCGGCGCGGCCCATCACGGCGGCGGCGCGTTCTCCGGCAAGGACCCGAGCAAGGTCGACCGCTCCGCCGCCTATGCGGCGCGCTGGGTGGCCAAGAACATCGTGGCCGCCGGCCTGGCGCACAAGGTCGAGGTGCAGGTCGCGTACGCGATCGGCGTGGCCGACCCGGTGTCCGTCAACGTGGAGACGTACGGCAGCGAGATCGGCGGCGTGACCCGCGAGCAGATCCAGGAGGCGGTGCGCAAGGTGTTCGACCTGCGCCCGGCCGCCATCATCGACGAGCTCGACCTGCTGCGCCCGATCTATTCGAAGACCGCCGCATACGGCCACTTCGGCCGCGAGGACGACGACTTCACCTGGGAGCGCACCGACAAGGTCGACGAGCTCAAGGCCGCCGTCGCCGAGGTCGCCGCCTGA
- a CDS encoding class I SAM-dependent methyltransferase has protein sequence MSIGKAMTVSDMVGEFIEPNPLLRVEAFDGSAFGPASADLVVKVKTPNAVYQLLAHPNEIGAVRAYVLGDFDIEGIDYADPYPQLRQLLSLAPYVKSLSPLSVAKVGSAVLSHGIRKPPVPETEGPSKFARIKSGLLPHTEKADSETVSFHYDLSNKFYRNFLGPSMTYTCAVFDNEDMSLEDAQLNKIRLVLDKLDLKPGERLLDIGCGWGSLVIEAAKRGIKALGVSLSKEQIEYGQEWIKREGLEDLAELRVMDYRDVPERDFDGICSIGMMEHVGVKNYQSYFEEMFKLLKPMGHLLNHQITISHDKPHGKPGTDEFLDRYIFPDGDLGAPGFIESCIHDAGFNVVHQENLRQHYALTLHHWNRNLAEHWDEAVKEVGFERAKVWGLYMAACALNFEIDGIQVHQFLAVKPDRVGHPDGRWYPLRQWWRA, from the coding sequence ATGAGTATTGGCAAGGCAATGACCGTCAGCGACATGGTGGGCGAATTCATCGAGCCGAACCCGCTGCTGCGCGTCGAGGCGTTCGACGGGTCGGCCTTCGGCCCGGCGTCGGCCGATCTGGTCGTGAAGGTGAAGACCCCCAATGCGGTCTACCAGCTGCTGGCGCATCCCAACGAGATCGGCGCGGTGCGCGCCTACGTATTGGGCGATTTCGACATCGAGGGCATCGATTACGCCGATCCGTACCCCCAGCTGCGCCAGCTGCTGTCGCTGGCGCCGTATGTGAAGAGCCTGTCGCCGCTCTCCGTGGCGAAGGTCGGCTCCGCCGTGCTGAGCCACGGCATCCGCAAGCCCCCGGTGCCCGAGACCGAAGGCCCCTCCAAGTTCGCCCGCATCAAGTCCGGCCTGCTGCCGCACACCGAGAAGGCCGACTCCGAGACGGTGAGCTTCCACTACGATCTGTCGAACAAGTTCTACCGCAACTTCCTCGGCCCCTCGATGACCTACACCTGCGCGGTGTTCGACAACGAGGACATGAGCCTGGAGGACGCGCAGCTCAACAAGATCCGCTTGGTGCTCGACAAGCTCGACCTCAAGCCGGGCGAGCGCCTGCTCGACATCGGCTGCGGCTGGGGCTCGCTCGTCATCGAGGCCGCCAAGCGCGGCATCAAGGCGCTCGGCGTCTCCCTGTCCAAGGAGCAGATCGAATACGGCCAGGAGTGGATCAAGCGCGAAGGCCTCGAGGATCTGGCCGAACTGCGCGTGATGGACTATCGCGACGTGCCCGAGCGCGATTTCGACGGCATCTGCTCGATCGGCATGATGGAGCACGTCGGCGTGAAGAACTACCAGAGCTACTTCGAGGAGATGTTCAAGCTCCTCAAGCCGATGGGGCACCTGCTCAACCACCAGATCACCATCAGCCACGACAAGCCGCACGGCAAGCCGGGCACCGACGAGTTCCTCGACCGCTACATCTTCCCCGACGGCGACCTGGGCGCGCCGGGCTTCATCGAGAGCTGCATCCACGATGCCGGCTTCAACGTGGTGCACCAGGAGAACCTGCGCCAGCACTACGCGCTCACCCTGCACCACTGGAACCGCAACCTGGCCGAGCATTGGGACGAGGCCGTCAAGGAGGTCGGTTTCGAACGCGCCAAGGTGTGGGGCCTGTACATGGCGGCCTGCGCGCTCAACTTCGAGATCGACGGCATTCAGGTGCACCAGTTCCTCGCCGTCAAGCCCGACCGCGTCGGCCACCCCGACGGCCGCTGGTACCCGCTGCGCCAGTGGTGGCGCGCGTAG
- a CDS encoding primosomal protein N', translating to MTSPDAEQLALDGLAPRKRRKRAPAAKTPASTDPVVQVVLDIQATHLGRTFDYLIEESQSEAAQPGVMVRVRFGGQRVGGIIWNRVAAGETPMSSLRYVERVYGPQPIVSASMREDITRVAEAYGGTRANIVRLAVPPRVARIDEEQRLAASSVWRGRQRFGERSEQVAGAAERGAARFAASYADAARLRSALEGSGFSPFVVDALPGPERWARELAWMALEAMLAGKAAVLVLPTMREVQDMTVALRSCGLRPFIPNPASNGGYSGDFAVLSASMPPAERYRAYTSIANGQVRCAIGPRAAMYAPVEGPALFAIFDDLAYQNMDGFMPYPNARGVLRLRAKAHGGVFVAMAHARSPISQWEACGTGASGDPAAGAARETPTCGYSMPIHALPAVTKERSPWIRWLNRDELARLADPSIGARVPHTAVRVLAKALEQGPVLLSIPADGVAEALSCAKCHRQARCRRCTGPLQRERDDGVRCRWCGAAAVNWTCLGCGGDRLRVVRVGAAGTAQELAGLFRGVPIVVSSRNQPRGVVESIECRPQIVIATPGCEPRVSPVPGNDGPQGHEYRAVAILDAWTSLYALGMDARPDTLCSWMRAMAMCAPRARGGQGLLIGETDPALAQALMLWDAPLLAAKEIAERAQTGFPPVLGAACVWGRRDAVMTALSRIGVTGEGDWTRVESDGVPVPAVLGPVPIPQPATINARELENTADRVKAVVLVDLTRRAELATRLRAAVAKHVASREPGELRFRLDPKDL from the coding sequence ATGACTTCACCGGACGCCGAACAGCTGGCGCTTGACGGGCTGGCCCCGCGCAAGCGCCGCAAGCGCGCGCCCGCGGCCAAAACCCCGGCCTCGACCGATCCGGTCGTCCAGGTCGTGCTCGACATCCAGGCCACGCACCTGGGTCGCACCTTCGACTATCTCATCGAGGAAAGCCAGTCCGAGGCCGCGCAGCCCGGCGTCATGGTGCGCGTGCGCTTCGGCGGGCAGCGGGTCGGCGGCATCATCTGGAACCGCGTCGCCGCCGGCGAGACGCCCATGTCGTCGCTGCGCTACGTCGAGCGCGTGTACGGCCCGCAGCCGATCGTCTCGGCGTCCATGCGCGAGGACATCACCCGTGTGGCCGAGGCCTACGGCGGCACGCGCGCGAACATCGTGCGGCTGGCGGTGCCGCCCCGCGTGGCGCGCATCGACGAGGAACAGCGGCTGGCCGCCTCATCCGTGTGGCGTGGCCGCCAGCGGTTCGGCGAGCGGTCCGAACAGGTGGCCGGCGCCGCCGAGCGGGGCGCCGCGCGATTCGCGGCCTCCTACGCCGATGCCGCCCGTCTGCGCTCCGCGCTGGAGGGCAGCGGATTCTCGCCGTTCGTGGTCGATGCGCTGCCCGGACCCGAACGCTGGGCGCGCGAGCTCGCGTGGATGGCCCTGGAGGCGATGCTGGCCGGCAAGGCCGCCGTGCTGGTGCTGCCGACCATGCGCGAGGTGCAGGACATGACGGTGGCGTTGCGTTCCTGCGGGCTCAGGCCCTTCATCCCAAACCCGGCCTCGAACGGCGGATACAGCGGCGATTTCGCCGTATTGAGCGCCTCGATGCCGCCGGCCGAGCGCTATCGCGCCTACACCTCCATCGCGAACGGCCAGGTGCGCTGCGCGATAGGCCCGCGCGCGGCCATGTACGCGCCGGTCGAGGGGCCGGCCCTGTTCGCCATATTCGACGATCTCGCCTACCAGAACATGGACGGGTTCATGCCCTATCCGAACGCGCGCGGCGTGCTGAGGCTGCGCGCCAAGGCGCACGGCGGCGTGTTCGTCGCGATGGCCCACGCGCGCAGCCCGATCAGCCAGTGGGAGGCGTGCGGCACCGGGGCCTCGGGCGATCCGGCGGCCGGCGCGGCGCGCGAGACGCCGACCTGCGGCTACAGCATGCCGATCCACGCGCTGCCCGCCGTCACCAAGGAACGGAGCCCGTGGATCCGCTGGCTCAACCGCGACGAGCTGGCGCGCCTGGCCGACCCGTCGATCGGCGCGCGCGTGCCGCATACGGCGGTCCGCGTGCTGGCCAAGGCGCTCGAGCAGGGGCCGGTGCTCCTGTCGATCCCCGCGGACGGCGTGGCCGAGGCGCTCAGCTGCGCCAAATGCCATCGTCAGGCGCGCTGCCGGCGCTGCACTGGCCCGTTGCAGCGCGAACGCGACGACGGCGTGCGCTGCCGTTGGTGCGGCGCGGCCGCCGTGAACTGGACCTGTCTCGGGTGCGGCGGCGACCGCCTGCGCGTTGTGCGCGTCGGCGCCGCCGGCACCGCGCAGGAGCTCGCTGGGCTGTTCCGCGGCGTGCCGATCGTCGTCTCATCGCGCAACCAGCCGCGCGGCGTCGTCGAATCCATCGAATGCCGGCCGCAGATCGTGATCGCGACGCCCGGCTGCGAGCCGCGCGTCAGCCCGGTGCCCGGCAACGACGGGCCGCAGGGGCACGAGTACCGCGCGGTCGCGATCCTCGACGCATGGACGAGCCTGTATGCGCTGGGCATGGACGCGCGGCCCGACACGCTGTGCTCGTGGATGCGCGCCATGGCGATGTGCGCGCCCCGCGCGAGGGGCGGCCAGGGATTGCTGATCGGGGAGACCGATCCGGCGCTGGCCCAGGCGCTGATGCTGTGGGATGCCCCGCTGCTCGCCGCCAAGGAGATCGCCGAGCGCGCGCAGACCGGATTCCCGCCGGTGCTGGGCGCGGCCTGCGTGTGGGGTCGCCGCGACGCGGTGATGACGGCCCTCTCGCGCATCGGCGTGACCGGCGAGGGGGACTGGACGCGCGTGGAATCCGACGGCGTGCCGGTGCCCGCCGTGCTCGGCCCGGTGCCGATCCCGCAGCCGGCCACGATCAACGCTCGCGAGCTGGAGAACACCGCCGACCGGGTCAAGGCGGTCGTGCTCGTCGATCTGACCCGCCGCGCCGAGCTGGCGACGAGGCTGCGAGCGGCCGTCGCCAAGCACGTCGCCTCGCGGGAGCCGGGGGAGCTGCGCTTCCGGCTCGATCCCAAGGATCTGTGA
- a CDS encoding HAD family hydrolase — protein sequence MKGWPGEPDMEHDVLMADGNAASAAGKPITDVIFDFGNVLIYWDPQAVMIPRYTQEHIDQFLDNDISGFYDGNDMMDGGATVDEGVAWMRETHGDRWADMLRYYLDNFQDSLTGIVPGMRVLINDLKAAGVGVWGLSNWEKELFHVAEENCAILQELDGKLVSGFVKLRKPHKEIYEAALDRFGIDPATSVFIDDKAMNIVGANEAGIRGIRFSDSRKLREILINQGVDIPAVK from the coding sequence ATGAAGGGTTGGCCGGGCGAACCGGATATGGAACATGACGTGCTCATGGCGGACGGCAACGCCGCTTCGGCGGCGGGCAAGCCGATCACCGACGTGATCTTCGACTTCGGCAACGTGCTGATCTACTGGGACCCGCAGGCGGTGATGATCCCGCGCTACACGCAGGAGCACATCGACCAGTTCCTCGACAACGACATCTCGGGCTTCTACGACGGCAACGACATGATGGACGGCGGCGCCACCGTCGACGAGGGCGTGGCGTGGATGCGCGAGACCCACGGCGACCGGTGGGCCGACATGCTGCGCTACTATCTCGACAACTTCCAGGACTCCCTGACCGGCATCGTGCCGGGCATGCGCGTGCTGATCAACGACCTGAAGGCCGCCGGCGTCGGCGTGTGGGGCCTGTCGAACTGGGAGAAGGAGCTGTTCCACGTCGCCGAGGAGAACTGCGCGATCCTGCAGGAGCTCGACGGCAAGCTCGTCTCCGGATTCGTCAAGCTGCGCAAGCCGCACAAGGAGATCTACGAGGCGGCGCTGGACCGGTTCGGCATCGACCCCGCGACCAGCGTGTTCATCGACGACAAGGCGATGAACATCGTCGGCGCCAACGAGGCCGGCATTCGAGGCATCCGCTTCTCCGACTCGCGCAAGTTGCGCGAGATCCTCATCAATCAGGGCGTGGACATCCCCGCGGTGAAGTGA
- the fmt gene encoding methionyl-tRNA formyltransferase yields the protein MLKILFAGTPEVAVPSLRALAADTEHFEIVAVLTRPDAPTGRGRRLMPSPVKQAAQELDLPVIESDPSEEDCFVSQLAATGAQAAAVVAYGKILRQSVLDALPLGWYNLHFSMLPKWRGAAPVQRAIWAGDASTGVSVFRITLAMDEGPIIAQCATDIDKHENAGDLLNRLAVSGASVFVRALQALDEGRAAAVEQQHGDYPIADKIRVEDAHIRFGVPVADVDRQIRACTPNPGAWCLLHAEGDGDDAVEPTTLHVLRAQPADADGPNVPANPGAGRFVVGKKNAWVGTASGVLELLEVKAQGKKAMCAADWARGARLAESAYCD from the coding sequence ATGCTGAAGATTCTGTTTGCCGGCACGCCCGAGGTGGCCGTGCCGTCGTTGCGCGCACTGGCCGCCGACACCGAGCATTTCGAGATCGTGGCCGTGCTCACCAGGCCGGACGCGCCGACCGGCCGCGGCCGCAGGCTCATGCCGAGCCCCGTCAAGCAGGCCGCGCAGGAGCTCGACCTGCCGGTGATCGAATCCGACCCGTCCGAGGAAGACTGCTTCGTCAGCCAGCTGGCCGCCACCGGCGCGCAGGCCGCCGCGGTGGTCGCCTACGGCAAGATCCTCAGGCAGTCGGTGCTGGACGCGCTGCCGCTGGGCTGGTACAACCTGCACTTCTCGATGCTGCCCAAGTGGCGCGGCGCCGCGCCCGTGCAGCGCGCGATCTGGGCGGGCGACGCCTCGACCGGCGTGAGCGTGTTCCGCATCACGCTGGCGATGGACGAGGGTCCGATCATCGCGCAGTGCGCCACCGACATCGACAAGCACGAGAACGCCGGCGACCTGCTGAACCGCCTTGCGGTCAGCGGCGCCAGCGTGTTCGTGCGCGCGCTGCAGGCCCTTGACGAGGGCCGCGCCGCGGCTGTCGAGCAGCAGCACGGCGACTATCCGATCGCCGACAAGATCCGCGTCGAGGACGCGCACATCCGCTTCGGCGTGCCCGTCGCCGACGTGGACCGCCAGATTCGCGCGTGCACGCCGAACCCGGGCGCATGGTGCCTTCTGCATGCGGAGGGCGATGGGGACGACGCCGTCGAGCCGACCACGCTGCATGTGCTGCGCGCGCAGCCGGCGGACGCCGACGGCCCGAACGTGCCGGCCAATCCGGGCGCCGGGCGGTTCGTCGTCGGCAAGAAGAACGCATGGGTCGGCACCGCGTCCGGCGTGCTGGAGCTGCTTGAGGTCAAGGCGCAGGGCAAGAAGGCCATGTGCGCCGCCGACTGGGCGCGCGGCGCCCGCCTGGCCGAATCCGCCTACTGCGACTGA
- a CDS encoding LacI family DNA-binding transcriptional regulator yields the protein MRPTIADVAREAGVTKGTVSHVYNGHRPISAPTKERVRAAAKKLGWVPNANASALAGHHTNAVGLVLHKNPDALAVDTFFPVFISGMQAELSQRQVMLAMQVVDSQSAEERAYRSMAHGRADGVVVLDIHRKDWRIPFLAKLRLPAVLMDVPRDYPGFTAVRIDSGRSMEELVDHLRAQGHTRIAHVSGPLDYVHAYERAAAYVRTIGNKELLRQGDFTAQSGRRLTSELLSLSYPPTAIIYSNNVMAIAGQSYAQEQGLRIPEDLALAGFEDDEICAHLNPPLTSVDTGPAERGRLAAQQLVQVVAETFPESVTAPAPVIRYRGSTEGKSPPGDCDPRDV from the coding sequence ATGAGACCAACGATTGCAGATGTCGCGCGCGAAGCGGGAGTTACCAAAGGCACGGTGTCCCATGTGTACAACGGTCATCGTCCCATCTCCGCTCCGACCAAGGAACGGGTGAGGGCCGCGGCTAAGAAGCTCGGGTGGGTTCCCAATGCCAATGCTTCTGCTTTGGCGGGACACCATACGAATGCAGTTGGTCTGGTATTGCATAAGAATCCGGATGCGTTGGCCGTTGATACCTTCTTTCCGGTGTTCATCTCCGGTATGCAGGCCGAGCTCTCGCAAAGGCAGGTCATGCTGGCCATGCAGGTGGTGGACAGTCAGTCCGCCGAGGAACGTGCGTATCGGAGTATGGCGCACGGGCGTGCCGACGGCGTTGTGGTGCTGGACATCCATCGTAAGGATTGGCGTATTCCATTTCTTGCAAAGCTTAGGCTACCGGCCGTGCTCATGGATGTACCTCGTGATTATCCGGGATTCACCGCGGTTCGCATCGACAGCGGTCGGTCGATGGAGGAACTTGTCGACCATTTGCGAGCGCAGGGGCATACTCGTATCGCGCATGTGTCAGGTCCGCTGGATTATGTGCATGCTTATGAACGTGCTGCGGCATATGTTCGCACAATCGGCAATAAGGAGCTGTTGCGGCAGGGAGATTTCACCGCGCAGTCAGGTCGTCGGCTGACATCCGAGCTTCTGTCGCTGTCTTATCCGCCAACGGCTATCATCTATTCGAACAACGTCATGGCTATTGCCGGACAGTCCTATGCACAGGAACAGGGGCTGCGCATTCCCGAGGATCTGGCTCTTGCGGGATTCGAGGATGATGAGATATGCGCCCATCTTAATCCCCCTCTCACCAGTGTTGATACCGGGCCGGCGGAACGTGGCCGGCTGGCAGCTCAACAGTTGGTGCAAGTCGTTGCCGAGACGTTCCCCGAAAGCGTTACGGCTCCGGCACCTGTCATCCGGTACCGTGGCAGCACGGAGGGCAAGTCTCCGCCCGGAGACTGCGATCCCCGTGATGTTTAG
- a CDS encoding extracellular solute-binding protein, with amino-acid sequence MNKHLLRRTGCTIAALAMTISMGACGAKIQGDSSGTGPIKIWLSNNEQEVTWGKDMVKAWNEKHPDQKITDQEIPASSSSEEAITAAITAGTAPCLVYNISAAAVPGWVRQGGLVDLGQFDGANQYITERSGDGVNIYQTDGKYYQMPWKSNPVMVMYNKDIFSKAGIDADNPNIGTFDGFLDAARKIVSSGAAQTAIWPAPTNEFYQPWFDFYPTYLAETDGTPLTEDGKATFNDEAGKKVATFWKTIYDEKLAFQEKSTDDAMSTGKTAMQMAGPWAIASYKDTVNVGVAPVPTSDGKTDPYTYADAKNVSMFTTCAYQQTAWEFLKFTTSEDADGKLLEATGQMPLRKNLPGTYAEYFQKNPAYEVFAKQAEHTSDVPSLTNSTEVWQEFRKDYSAAVIFGKGTVDEFLDTAATNVDKLLKQN; translated from the coding sequence ATGAACAAGCATTTACTGCGTAGGACCGGCTGCACGATTGCGGCGCTTGCGATGACGATATCGATGGGGGCTTGCGGCGCGAAAATTCAAGGTGATTCGTCCGGCACAGGCCCGATCAAAATATGGCTGTCGAATAACGAGCAGGAGGTCACTTGGGGCAAGGACATGGTCAAGGCTTGGAATGAGAAGCATCCGGACCAGAAAATCACCGATCAAGAGATTCCGGCCTCCTCATCTTCCGAAGAGGCTATCACTGCCGCTATAACTGCAGGTACCGCACCGTGTCTGGTATACAACATCTCTGCGGCCGCGGTACCCGGATGGGTACGTCAAGGCGGTCTGGTCGATCTGGGCCAGTTCGATGGCGCGAACCAGTACATTACAGAACGTTCCGGCGACGGGGTGAACATTTACCAGACGGATGGCAAGTATTATCAGATGCCGTGGAAGTCTAATCCGGTAATGGTCATGTATAACAAGGATATCTTTAGTAAAGCTGGCATTGACGCAGACAATCCCAATATCGGTACTTTTGACGGTTTTCTCGATGCAGCGCGCAAGATCGTCAGTTCCGGTGCCGCGCAAACCGCCATTTGGCCGGCTCCGACCAACGAGTTCTACCAGCCGTGGTTCGATTTTTACCCGACATACCTGGCTGAAACTGATGGAACTCCGCTCACTGAAGATGGTAAAGCGACGTTTAATGATGAAGCCGGCAAAAAGGTCGCCACATTCTGGAAGACGATTTATGATGAGAAACTTGCTTTTCAGGAGAAATCCACTGACGATGCGATGAGCACCGGCAAGACCGCCATGCAGATGGCCGGTCCATGGGCCATCGCTTCATACAAGGACACCGTGAATGTCGGAGTTGCCCCGGTCCCGACCAGCGACGGTAAAACCGATCCGTACACCTATGCCGATGCCAAGAATGTGTCCATGTTCACCACCTGCGCATACCAGCAGACCGCTTGGGAATTCCTGAAGTTCACCACCAGCGAGGACGCGGACGGCAAACTTCTCGAGGCTACTGGTCAGATGCCGTTGCGGAAGAATTTGCCCGGCACGTATGCGGAATACTTCCAGAAGAATCCGGCATATGAAGTCTTCGCCAAGCAGGCCGAGCATACCAGCGATGTGCCGAGCCTGACGAATTCCACGGAGGTATGGCAGGAATTCCGGAAGGATTATTCCGCGGCGGTGATTTTCGGTAAGGGAACCGTTGATGAATTCCTCGATACGGCCGCGACCAATGTGGACAAGCTGCTCAAACAGAACTGA